Proteins from a genomic interval of Quercus lobata isolate SW786 chromosome 11, ValleyOak3.0 Primary Assembly, whole genome shotgun sequence:
- the LOC115969260 gene encoding pathogenesis-related protein 1-like, which yields MGLCKISLTFVFLLSLTIVHLTLAQDSEEDYLNAHNAARADVGVPPLNWDDTVAAYAQNYANQRIGDCNLVHSGGQYGENIAWSSGDLSGVDAVKLWVNEKANYDYNSNACVGGECLHYTQVVWRNSARLGCAKVRCNNGGTFIGCNYDPPGNYVGQKPY from the coding sequence ATGGGGTTGTGTAAGATCTCACTAACTTTTGTTTTCCTCTTGAGCTTAACCATAGTCCATCTCACCCTTGCCCAAGACTCCGAAGAAGACTACCTTAATGCCCACAATGCAGCCCGTGCAGATGTGGGAGTTCCACCTTTGAATTGGGATGACACCGTAGCAGCATATGCACAAAACTATGCTAATCAACGTATTGGTGATTGCAATCTTGTGCACTCTGGTGGGCAATATGGTGAAAACATTGCATGGAGTAGCGGTGACCTCTCAGGCGTAGATGCAGTGAAATTGTGGGTGAACGAGAAGGCTAACTACGACTACAACTCTAACGCTTGTGTTGGTGGGGAGTGCCTGCACTATACTCAGGTGGTTTGGCGTAACTCAGCTCGTCTAGGATGTGCTAAAGTGAGATGCAACAATGGAGGGACATTCATTGGTTGCAACTATGATCCTCCTGGCAACTACGTTGGCCAGAAACCTTACTAA